A window of Rhodobacteraceae bacterium LMO-JJ12 contains these coding sequences:
- a CDS encoding alkane 1-monooxygenase: MITAQELARPQNALPFWLSLLLIPIAWLGAILGGWYVLLLPVVTWYLFSALDAVLGLNLENADLETDDDDLTLYKAITTLWVPLQFLTLFGLIWYAGHTDHLSALEKIGLFFGVGVITGTVGINYSHELMHQKSRAERWLGDLLLAMVLYSHFRSEHLLVHHRYVGTPRDPVTARYNEGFHRFYPRVLISSLKSAFRAEREKLAKADRDWSDPSNPFWRYWALQLIMLALAFLLAGWLGLLLFIFQAGVAIWQLELVNYVEHYGLTRKHLGDGKYEHVMPHHSWNAAHKASNWLLINLQRHSNHHYKPNRRFPLLQNYTDAQAPQLPYGYPVMTMAAMVPPLWRRIMNPRVKKWRAMYYPEITDWKPYNKAQNPMPR, translated from the coding sequence ATGATCACCGCCCAAGAGCTTGCCCGCCCGCAAAACGCCCTGCCGTTCTGGCTCTCGCTGCTGCTCATTCCCATCGCCTGGCTCGGCGCTATCCTGGGTGGCTGGTATGTGCTGCTCCTGCCGGTTGTCACCTGGTATCTCTTCTCTGCACTCGACGCGGTGCTCGGCCTCAACCTCGAAAACGCCGACCTCGAAACAGACGACGATGACCTCACGCTCTACAAGGCAATCACCACGCTCTGGGTGCCGTTGCAATTTCTCACGCTCTTCGGCCTGATCTGGTATGCTGGCCACACCGACCATCTCTCAGCCCTTGAGAAAATAGGCCTGTTCTTCGGCGTCGGCGTCATCACCGGCACAGTCGGAATCAACTATTCCCACGAACTCATGCACCAAAAAAGCCGCGCTGAACGCTGGCTCGGCGACCTCCTGCTCGCCATGGTGCTCTATTCACATTTCCGCTCCGAGCACCTCCTGGTGCACCACCGCTATGTCGGCACGCCGCGCGATCCAGTAACAGCGCGCTACAACGAAGGGTTTCATCGTTTCTACCCCCGCGTTCTAATTTCATCGCTCAAATCCGCGTTCCGCGCCGAGCGCGAAAAACTCGCCAAGGCAGACCGCGACTGGAGCGATCCCTCAAACCCGTTCTGGCGCTATTGGGCGCTTCAACTCATCATGCTCGCGCTCGCCTTCCTGCTCGCAGGCTGGCTCGGTCTGCTCCTCTTCATCTTTCAGGCCGGCGTCGCAATCTGGCAACTTGAACTGGTTAATTACGTCGAACACTACGGCCTTACCCGAAAACACCTCGGCGACGGCAAATACGAACACGTCATGCCACATCACAGCTGGAACGCCGCTCACAAAGCCTCAAACTGGCTGCTGATCAACCTCCAGCGCCATTCCAATCACCACTATAAACCCAACCGCCGCTTTCCCTTGCTGCAAAACTACACCGACGCCCAAGCGCCCCAGCTGCCCTACGGCTATCCGGTCATGACCATGGCGGCGATGGTCCCGCCGCTCTGGCGCCGCATCATGAACCCGCGGGTCAAGAAATGGCGCGCCATGTATTACCCCGAAATCACCGACTGGAAACCCTACAACAAGGCGCAAAACCCAATGCCGCGCTGA